One Lysinibacillus fusiformis genomic window carries:
- a CDS encoding DUF6011 domain-containing protein: MDVCARCNRKLRSQKSIGEGMGPVCKRKAKKEADDEEFRKIQITIFDVELTDGGVLDAGSMRTCTG, from the coding sequence ATGGATGTCTGTGCTAGGTGTAACCGTAAGTTACGCTCGCAAAAATCAATCGGTGAGGGTATGGGTCCGGTCTGTAAGCGAAAGGCAAAGAAAGAAGCAGATGATGAGGAATTTAGGAAGATACAAATAACCATTTTCGATGTTGAACTTACTGACGGGGGTGTGCTAGATGCAGGGTCTATGCGTACATGCACCGGATAA
- a CDS encoding Acb2/Tad1 domain-containing protein has product MNPQIENNFKYHAPKEGQLEKYGAIREKAKELAYLIEKECPNSREKSVAITNLENAVMWANASIARN; this is encoded by the coding sequence ATGAATCCACAAATTGAAAACAACTTTAAGTATCATGCTCCGAAAGAGGGACAGCTAGAAAAGTATGGGGCTATTCGTGAAAAGGCGAAAGAGCTTGCATATTTGATTGAAAAAGAATGCCCAAACAGTCGTGAAAAATCTGTAGCGATTACAAATCTTGAAAATGCTGTTATGTGGGCAAACGCTTCAATTGCACGTAATTAA
- a CDS encoding LuxR C-terminal-related transcriptional regulator, producing the protein MNRQGQVLIFTQDKLDSMITDYHWMVNAIKEMRAEMVVGAKTAQYGIEATLPKAVGGVGDPIMQESIRRSKNIKRVADYEKKLLEVQKLLDKVTGAREVQVLNWMLDGKSQRWIGQHMALSATSIKRIKDNIVKQMMA; encoded by the coding sequence ATGAATAGACAAGGGCAAGTATTAATATTTACGCAAGATAAGTTAGATTCAATGATTACCGACTACCACTGGATGGTTAACGCCATCAAAGAAATGCGAGCAGAAATGGTCGTTGGGGCAAAAACGGCTCAGTATGGAATCGAGGCTACACTACCAAAAGCAGTAGGTGGTGTAGGCGATCCCATTATGCAGGAGTCTATTAGACGTTCGAAAAATATTAAACGTGTTGCAGATTATGAGAAGAAACTGTTAGAGGTTCAGAAGCTACTAGATAAGGTTACTGGTGCTAGAGAAGTACAAGTGTTGAATTGGATGTTAGACGGTAAATCCCAGCGCTGGATAGGTCAGCACATGGCTTTATCGGCAACTAGTATTAAACGTATTAAAGATAACATTGTAAAGCAGATGATGGCATGA
- a CDS encoding ImmA/IrrE family metallo-endopeptidase, with the protein MKYYSHLEDYIKDFYTRIGITTPPLLDFRKIAEKLGIKVFYWPDTSQALFAENKPFILLNESCNQQQQWQEFCHELAHVLLHTGDQFYMSPLFREYQEHKANNFMYHACMPTFMLDELGLNDCTPSTIMQLQKVFSVEYEFAQKRLTQYINNHRFVPYWNSVKR; encoded by the coding sequence TTGAAGTATTATAGTCACTTGGAAGATTACATCAAAGATTTTTACACACGGATAGGTATCACTACTCCTCCCCTTCTGGATTTTAGAAAAATTGCAGAAAAGTTAGGGATTAAAGTTTTTTATTGGCCAGATACCAGCCAGGCATTATTCGCTGAAAACAAACCATTTATTTTACTAAACGAATCCTGTAACCAGCAGCAACAATGGCAAGAATTTTGCCATGAATTAGCGCACGTCCTATTACATACTGGAGATCAATTCTATATGTCTCCCCTATTTCGCGAATACCAAGAACATAAAGCAAATAATTTCATGTACCATGCTTGTATGCCCACCTTCATGCTGGATGAACTTGGATTAAATGATTGCACCCCATCAACGATTATGCAACTGCAGAAGGTGTTTAGTGTGGAATATGAGTTTGCTCAAAAGCGCTTAACGCAATACATAAACAACCACCGTTTTGTTCCATATTGGAACAGCGTAAAACGTTGA
- a CDS encoding helix-turn-helix transcriptional regulator — protein sequence MKTTSKDRDYLIKLRGDKARSEVAFDLKITPQMLGAIERGDRTPSLRLAKKIADYHGKTVDEIFFNQKGHEMCPFTQKQLA from the coding sequence TTGAAAACCACGAGCAAGGATAGGGACTATTTAATAAAACTTCGTGGTGATAAAGCTAGGTCTGAGGTGGCTTTTGATTTGAAAATAACCCCACAAATGTTAGGCGCAATAGAAAGAGGGGATAGAACACCTTCATTACGTTTAGCTAAGAAGATAGCTGATTACCATGGTAAAACGGTTGATGAAATTTTTTTTAATCAAAAAGGACACGAAATGTGTCCGTTTACACAAAAACAATTAGCTTAG
- a CDS encoding helix-turn-helix domain-containing protein, giving the protein MFGQNLAKLRKERKLSQYDLAEKMNFSRGKIANYEQGTRQPDFETLQLFADYFNVTTDYLLGRSDEPRPQTLAEKEEAEFQAFANDPTLQKWYKELPKSREEDLQKLRKMWEIIKNDNK; this is encoded by the coding sequence ATGTTTGGACAAAATCTAGCTAAATTACGAAAAGAACGAAAATTAAGTCAATATGATTTAGCAGAAAAGATGAATTTTTCCAGAGGGAAAATCGCTAATTATGAACAAGGGACACGTCAGCCTGATTTTGAAACTCTTCAATTGTTTGCTGATTATTTCAATGTCACGACAGACTACCTATTGGGTCGTAGTGATGAACCTCGCCCACAAACCCTAGCCGAAAAAGAAGAAGCTGAGTTTCAAGCATTCGCTAATGATCCAACCCTACAAAAATGGTACAAAGAGTTACCGAAAAGTCGTGAAGAGGATTTACAGAAGCTTCGGAAGATGTGGGAAATCATTAAGAATGATAATAAATAA
- a CDS encoding DnaD domain-containing protein: MEGKNIVRVEKNKDYTIINNTSIQDKRLSWKAKAIHVFMLSKPDDWTFYNEEIQKWAKDGKDSFLAGLKELQRFGYVKKERRRIEGGKFDYVTIVYEVPCMVSPHTENPLPDTPYAGKPSMDKPLTENPQLLSTYTLSTDSLSTNKQNNNDDDSKTPAYANTQLKQKPPNAFEFYERNNFGLLAHHITLKIDAWIYDMSEPLVIRAMEKAVENGICTWNYVETILKGWWNKRITTIDAVEAEDKRWKATQQRKQTKPQSSYKRGREEMVPEWFHNRSNDVTQPAPIENPPEQAIDFEAQRLKVLAKLQGGQAQ, from the coding sequence ATGGAGGGCAAAAACATCGTAAGAGTAGAAAAGAATAAAGATTACACAATCATTAACAACACTTCCATCCAAGATAAGAGATTGAGTTGGAAGGCAAAAGCAATACATGTATTTATGCTTTCAAAACCAGATGATTGGACTTTTTACAACGAAGAAATACAAAAGTGGGCGAAGGATGGGAAAGATTCGTTTTTGGCAGGTTTAAAAGAACTACAAAGGTTCGGATATGTTAAAAAAGAACGTCGCCGGATAGAGGGTGGGAAGTTTGATTATGTAACGATTGTCTATGAAGTACCGTGTATGGTTTCACCGCATACGGAAAACCCGCTACCGGATACACCGTATGCGGGAAAACCGTCTATGGATAAACCGTTAACGGAAAACCCGCAACTACTAAGTACTTATACACTAAGTACTGATTCACTAAGTACTAATAAACAAAATAATAATGATGATGATAGTAAGACCCCTGCATACGCAAATACACAACTAAAACAAAAACCACCCAACGCATTTGAGTTTTACGAAAGAAATAACTTCGGATTGTTGGCGCATCATATTACTTTGAAAATTGATGCTTGGATTTATGATATGTCGGAGCCGTTAGTTATCCGTGCAATGGAAAAGGCCGTGGAGAATGGAATATGTACCTGGAATTATGTGGAGACAATTTTAAAAGGTTGGTGGAATAAGCGCATCACAACAATCGATGCTGTTGAAGCAGAGGACAAGCGGTGGAAGGCTACTCAACAACGAAAGCAAACTAAACCGCAATCGTCTTATAAACGGGGACGTGAAGAGATGGTACCTGAATGGTTCCATAATCGCAGTAATGATGTTACTCAACCAGCTCCAATTGAAAACCCACCTGAACAAGCAATTGATTTTGAGGCTCAACGGCTAAAGGTACTAGCTAAATTGCAAGGGGGACAAGCACAGTGA
- a CDS encoding DUF6877 family protein, whose amino-acid sequence MTNEEVANRINQLVNEYQFPLLVLLDVQKRLSDSNCPHYAMQQLRYLENNVRAGMATKREVQHD is encoded by the coding sequence ATGACAAATGAGGAAGTAGCAAACCGTATTAATCAGCTGGTGAATGAATATCAATTCCCGCTTCTAGTCCTACTAGACGTACAAAAGCGCTTAAGCGACAGTAATTGCCCACACTATGCCATGCAACAACTGAGATACCTTGAAAATAATGTGCGTGCAGGTATGGCTACAAAAAGGGAGGTACAACATGATTAA
- a CDS encoding phage antirepressor KilAC domain-containing protein, translating to MERLWNSPEMVIKRAMDFQQQKIVMLETKIQEDQPYTNFGKVVSMSDGAINVGAFAKILYDKHGINIGRNKLIAWMRDKGYLIKQEGAEKNLPKQKYIERGWFKVRTAIVKRTVGDIQSGTTLITGKGQVDLAIILLEEFSKKAI from the coding sequence ATGGAGCGATTATGGAACAGTCCAGAAATGGTCATTAAAAGGGCAATGGACTTCCAACAACAAAAGATTGTGATGCTAGAAACGAAAATCCAAGAAGATCAGCCATATACAAACTTCGGAAAAGTTGTTTCCATGTCAGATGGTGCAATCAATGTAGGAGCTTTTGCAAAAATTCTTTATGACAAACATGGCATTAATATCGGGCGAAATAAATTAATTGCTTGGATGCGTGACAAAGGCTACCTAATCAAACAGGAGGGCGCAGAAAAGAACTTACCAAAGCAAAAGTACATCGAACGAGGTTGGTTCAAGGTTCGTACAGCAATAGTTAAACGTACCGTTGGAGACATCCAAAGTGGAACAACGCTTATCACAGGTAAAGGGCAAGTAGATCTAGCAATTATCTTATTAGAAGAGTTTTCAAAAAAAGCAATATAA
- a CDS encoding DNA adenine methylase: MANLSPLRYPGGKDKTYQYVKYLVHENNITTYIEPFAGGAAVALRLLLNDDVRKIIINDYDRSIYALWNTILTNHKALIRLIEETDITIDEWYRQKNVQLNKETEDELPLAFSTLFLNRTNRSGIIKAGVIGGKAQNGKYKLDCRFNKDEIIKRINNIAEKADCIEVYNLDAQEFISTVIKRTRKSLTFFDPPYYDKGPDLYTNFYKHVDHLNLANTIKNEMKNRYWILTYDIAEQIEEMYDGYKPQKYHLNYSIAKPTKGQEFIFFSKKIEPGPIELFLKVI, from the coding sequence ATGGCCAACCTATCCCCCCTACGCTATCCAGGTGGAAAAGATAAAACCTATCAATACGTTAAGTATTTGGTACATGAAAATAACATTACAACTTATATCGAACCATTCGCTGGGGGTGCTGCTGTTGCCCTCAGACTTCTACTAAATGACGATGTTCGGAAGATTATCATTAATGATTATGACAGAAGCATATATGCATTATGGAATACAATATTAACTAACCATAAAGCATTAATTCGACTTATAGAAGAAACTGACATCACTATTGATGAATGGTATCGGCAAAAAAATGTTCAGCTAAATAAAGAGACTGAGGATGAGCTCCCACTAGCATTTTCTACACTATTCTTAAATCGTACAAATCGTTCTGGCATTATTAAAGCAGGTGTTATCGGTGGCAAAGCTCAAAATGGTAAGTACAAACTAGATTGTCGCTTCAATAAAGATGAAATTATCAAGCGTATTAATAATATTGCTGAAAAAGCTGATTGCATTGAAGTTTATAACTTGGATGCTCAAGAATTTATTAGTACAGTTATTAAGCGAACTAGAAAATCACTTACATTTTTTGATCCACCTTATTATGATAAAGGGCCTGACCTATATACAAACTTTTATAAACATGTAGATCATCTTAATTTGGCCAACACAATTAAAAATGAAATGAAAAATCGTTATTGGATATTAACCTATGATATTGCTGAACAAATTGAAGAAATGTATGATGGCTATAAGCCTCAGAAATATCACTTGAATTATTCAATTGCCAAGCCAACTAAAGGCCAAGAATTCATTTTCTTTTCAAAAAAGATTGAACCTGGTCCCATTGAGTTGTTTTTAAAAGTTATCTAA
- a CDS encoding type I restriction endonuclease — protein sequence MNLKETIEVLNNVISENSDLIKNEESTKQFLILPLLKGLGYDTYSPQEVTPEFTADFHKKNEKVDYAISINGQPQIFLEAKSINTKINKSAPQLSRYFSTFPSVKLGILTNGIEYHFFTDLNNSNIMDTKPFFIFNIINHNEEDFENLIKFSKNLYDEETVKILAESLIYFQSFKSVIKEIFDCPNDDFIKFVIKERFKFKVTQQFINTSRPLIVKSIQEAISEVISEKFNIDTMRSSQEVSATAVEGITKDDKKIYYTQDEIDSLGKFEEFEGVTIVLPNPDSYIKLLKLTSEEYSVEKGNPLSDFFISSVITQGTTIVGYLIGQYVNQMEDIKLYTVKSNEIEKFLDENPILKETGFINARLSSRLNKKNNETTYFLKSCLNNLSFRDIPNLISKIEDTEKFF from the coding sequence ATGAATCTAAAAGAAACTATAGAAGTATTAAATAACGTTATATCTGAAAATAGTGACCTGATAAAAAACGAAGAATCTACAAAGCAATTCCTTATTTTACCTTTACTTAAAGGGCTAGGTTACGATACTTATAGCCCTCAAGAAGTCACTCCAGAATTCACAGCTGATTTTCATAAAAAAAATGAAAAAGTAGACTATGCTATTTCTATAAATGGGCAACCTCAGATTTTCCTTGAGGCAAAATCAATAAATACTAAGATCAATAAAAGCGCTCCGCAATTAAGTAGATATTTCAGTACGTTCCCTAGCGTTAAATTGGGTATTTTAACAAATGGAATTGAATATCACTTTTTTACTGATCTAAATAACTCAAATATAATGGACACTAAGCCATTTTTCATTTTTAATATTATAAATCATAATGAAGAGGATTTTGAAAATCTGATTAAGTTTTCTAAAAATTTGTATGATGAAGAAACAGTAAAAATACTTGCTGAATCCTTAATATATTTTCAGTCATTTAAATCTGTGATTAAAGAAATTTTTGATTGCCCCAATGATGATTTTATCAAATTTGTGATTAAAGAACGGTTTAAATTTAAGGTAACTCAACAGTTTATTAACACCTCCCGTCCTTTAATAGTTAAAAGTATTCAAGAGGCAATATCTGAAGTAATTAGTGAAAAATTTAATATTGATACAATGCGATCTTCCCAAGAAGTTTCTGCTACTGCAGTAGAGGGTATTACAAAAGATGATAAAAAGATTTACTATACACAGGACGAAATTGACTCACTTGGGAAGTTTGAAGAGTTCGAGGGAGTAACAATTGTATTACCTAATCCAGACTCTTACATAAAATTATTAAAGTTAACATCAGAAGAATACTCAGTTGAAAAAGGTAATCCATTAAGTGATTTCTTTATTTCATCAGTTATAACGCAGGGTACAACAATAGTTGGGTATTTAATTGGTCAATACGTTAATCAAATGGAAGATATAAAACTGTATACGGTTAAATCAAATGAAATAGAAAAATTCTTGGATGAAAACCCTATTCTTAAAGAAACTGGTTTTATTAACGCACGATTGAGTTCTAGATTAAATAAAAAAAATAATGAAACTACGTACTTTTTGAAAAGTTGCCTGAACAACCTATCATTTAGAGACATACCCAACCTTATTTCTAAAATTGAAGACACAGAGAAATTTTTTTAA
- a CDS encoding helix-turn-helix domain-containing protein, with protein MQYGAILKALRVKANLTQQQIADKLHRSRSCISKFEKEAKPIDMPTFMQWVQITDGQVAAAAMMYGIDALSIINQVVPLIPIALGGVFLWML; from the coding sequence ATGCAATACGGAGCTATTTTAAAAGCATTACGAGTAAAAGCAAATTTAACACAACAACAAATAGCAGATAAGCTTCATCGCAGTCGTTCTTGTATTTCTAAGTTTGAGAAAGAAGCAAAGCCAATAGACATGCCAACATTTATGCAGTGGGTTCAGATTACAGACGGACAAGTTGCAGCAGCAGCCATGATGTATGGGATAGATGCTTTATCAATCATTAATCAAGTAGTACCACTAATACCAATAGCGCTTGGAGGAGTGTTTTTATGGATGTTGTAA
- a CDS encoding AAA family ATPase, whose amino-acid sequence MVLLTESPYFTKKELDITSNKEVKIKKIKNIELIKFRSLKNKIFELGNCITVVSGKNGTMKSTLMGLIAHPFESIDKNVDPFGKKLKTDFSDVFNFSEKYDQEKYKYFISLEIDDNKVLREPIDLYFNKSDKRFRLVASGRSKGDGNFSLNTSFVNLRRLFPMVDTESKPDSSVIYTKDEQKFIENFYSKLLQKQSFSSVEAVADKSLKTTLGPSNSYYDYESISSGEDNLGHIVNKLIGFMRHTNMDKSLSNGIFCIDEFEASLHPVVQVRLFDYLLTWAKANNVQLIISTHSLYLISHILTRQKDLNNNDILINMISTAYVEDNNFNIIKNPPYEFAYKELTFKDFTNTLEEDIHQIDIICEDDIAKDFIDKILKTREIKKYISYITNLSEDEKNKGNSYSALASLCINGQKLLENSIVVFDADVPDEKLNKIKLFDFFIKLPDPENLPIEKRIVKYIIDLPGNHQFFRDFNAEKDKFLSDFTDFDINLNQPDYRNCPVKPYKNWSDSDIRKFKRIITFYIRNNEDLITDFRTKFIELLNRKLKIKSLPPIIE is encoded by the coding sequence GTGGTATTACTTACAGAATCACCGTATTTTACTAAAAAAGAATTGGACATAACTTCAAATAAAGAAGTAAAAATTAAAAAAATAAAAAATATAGAATTAATAAAATTTCGTTCGTTGAAAAACAAGATATTTGAACTAGGTAATTGTATTACTGTTGTGAGTGGTAAAAATGGTACTATGAAGTCTACTCTGATGGGGTTGATAGCACATCCATTTGAATCAATTGACAAAAATGTTGACCCTTTTGGAAAAAAATTAAAAACGGATTTTAGTGACGTATTTAATTTCTCAGAAAAATATGATCAAGAAAAATATAAATATTTTATTTCTTTGGAAATTGATGACAATAAAGTGCTGAGGGAACCGATAGATTTGTACTTTAATAAAAGTGATAAACGTTTTAGACTTGTAGCAAGTGGAAGGAGTAAAGGAGATGGAAATTTTTCATTAAATACTTCATTTGTCAATTTAAGAAGGTTATTTCCAATGGTTGATACAGAATCTAAACCTGATAGCTCAGTAATATATACAAAGGATGAACAAAAATTCATTGAAAATTTTTATTCAAAGCTATTACAAAAACAGTCTTTTAGCTCAGTTGAAGCAGTTGCAGATAAGTCTCTAAAAACAACGCTTGGTCCTTCAAATTCTTATTACGATTATGAATCAATATCATCTGGTGAAGATAATCTTGGGCATATAGTCAATAAGTTAATTGGTTTTATGAGACATACTAATATGGATAAAAGTTTGTCTAATGGAATATTTTGTATCGATGAATTCGAAGCAAGTTTACATCCTGTTGTTCAAGTTAGATTATTTGATTATTTATTAACATGGGCTAAAGCTAACAATGTTCAACTTATTATTTCTACCCACTCTTTATATTTAATTTCACATATCTTAACAAGACAAAAGGATTTAAATAACAACGATATATTAATTAATATGATAAGTACTGCATATGTAGAGGATAATAATTTTAATATTATTAAAAACCCTCCATATGAATTTGCATATAAAGAATTAACTTTTAAAGATTTCACAAACACTTTAGAAGAGGATATCCACCAAATAGATATTATATGTGAGGATGACATCGCGAAAGATTTTATTGATAAAATTTTAAAAACAAGAGAAATAAAGAAGTACATAAGCTATATTACAAACCTCTCGGAAGACGAAAAGAATAAGGGGAATTCTTATTCCGCTTTAGCAAGTCTTTGTATTAATGGCCAAAAACTACTTGAAAATTCTATAGTTGTTTTTGATGCTGATGTTCCTGATGAAAAATTAAATAAAATCAAACTGTTTGATTTCTTCATTAAGTTACCAGATCCCGAGAATTTGCCTATTGAAAAAAGAATAGTAAAATATATTATTGATTTACCTGGAAACCATCAATTTTTCCGTGATTTTAATGCTGAAAAAGATAAATTCCTTAGTGATTTTACAGATTTTGATATAAACTTGAACCAACCCGATTACAGAAATTGTCCAGTTAAACCATATAAAAATTGGTCCGATTCAGATATTAGAAAGTTTAAAAGAATTATTACATTTTATATTAGAAATAATGAAGATTTAATTACTGATTTTAGAACCAAGTTTATCGAATTACTGAATAGAAAATTGAAAATAAAATCTTTACCACCAATTATCGAATAA
- the ssb gene encoding single-stranded DNA-binding protein: MINRTVLVGRLTKDPELCYTPNGIASCRFMVAVNRTFSNQQGEKEADFISCQAWRKQAENLANFMRKGNLIGVEGRIQTGSYEGQNGQRVYTTDVVADSVQFLEPRSNPQQQGGSQSQQSYNNQPSYGSGQPQQQYSGQNAQYNQQHSQFKWPSQQQNQPPMNQPNYTRVDEDPFANSRGPIEVSEDDLPF, from the coding sequence ATGATTAACCGAACAGTATTAGTTGGACGTTTAACAAAAGATCCAGAGCTTTGCTACACACCAAATGGAATAGCATCTTGTCGATTCATGGTTGCTGTTAATCGCACATTCTCGAACCAACAGGGTGAAAAAGAAGCGGACTTCATTAGTTGCCAAGCGTGGCGTAAACAGGCTGAAAATTTAGCAAACTTCATGCGTAAAGGTAACTTGATAGGCGTTGAGGGTCGTATCCAGACAGGTAGCTATGAAGGCCAAAATGGTCAGCGTGTTTATACAACGGACGTGGTAGCGGATAGTGTTCAATTTTTAGAGCCGCGTAGTAATCCACAACAACAGGGTGGCTCACAGAGTCAGCAATCTTACAATAACCAACCGTCATATGGTAGTGGTCAACCACAGCAGCAATATAGCGGTCAAAATGCGCAATATAATCAACAACACTCACAATTTAAATGGCCCTCACAGCAGCAAAATCAGCCTCCTATGAATCAGCCAAACTATACACGCGTAGATGAAGATCCATTCGCAAACAGCAGAGGACCAATTGAAGTATCTGAAGACGATTTGCCATTTTGA
- a CDS encoding DNA-binding protein translates to MLSEEFKAQIMQEFRNMIREEMAATLLESNLQLQQLPPFLTKDELKELLRIKDTKASELLGRADFPVLREAGVLVPTHLFIQWVEANTQWIDINTGLAPNALRGLRAI, encoded by the coding sequence ATGTTAAGTGAGGAATTTAAAGCGCAAATCATGCAAGAATTTCGCAACATGATTCGTGAGGAAATGGCTGCAACATTACTGGAATCCAACTTGCAACTTCAACAATTACCACCGTTTCTTACAAAAGACGAATTGAAAGAATTGCTTAGAATTAAAGACACAAAGGCCTCAGAACTTCTAGGGCGAGCAGATTTTCCTGTATTGCGAGAAGCCGGTGTATTAGTACCGACTCATTTATTTATTCAATGGGTAGAAGCCAACACACAGTGGATAGATATAAACACTGGGTTAGCTCCTAATGCATTAAGAGGGCTAAGGGCAATTTAG
- a CDS encoding terminase small subunit, with the protein MIERKLTVKQQAFADFYIELGNATEAYLKAYPNVKKEATARAAGSRMLTNVSVKSYIDERMEELKSERVADQQEILETLTAILRGETTAATLRSIDVGVQKIEENMPPTMSERIRAAELIGKRFALWTDKQEIEHSGDVKASLDLSNLTTEELRAIANSKRGTN; encoded by the coding sequence TTGATTGAACGTAAATTAACAGTGAAACAACAAGCGTTTGCAGATTTTTATATTGAGCTAGGAAATGCCACAGAAGCTTATTTAAAAGCATATCCGAATGTGAAGAAGGAAGCGACTGCGAGGGCTGCAGGAAGTCGAATGTTAACAAATGTTAGCGTGAAATCCTATATAGATGAACGCATGGAGGAATTGAAGTCAGAGCGTGTAGCTGACCAACAGGAAATACTCGAAACACTTACAGCCATTCTTCGTGGAGAGACAACTGCTGCAACGTTAAGAAGTATTGATGTGGGTGTGCAAAAGATTGAAGAAAACATGCCTCCTACTATGAGCGAACGAATAAGAGCTGCTGAACTTATCGGTAAACGTTTTGCTCTATGGACGGACAAGCAAGAAATTGAACATAGTGGTGATGTCAAAGCATCCTTAGATTTAAGCAACCTAACTACAGAGGAGTTGAGAGCAATTGCCAACTCTAAGCGCGGAACAAATTGA
- a CDS encoding ERF family protein, translating into MTNQKKPMSLAQKLVEIRRNIGSFTKDAKGYNYNYVSGSQVLSKIQNTMNELGVLLIPKVLDQHFKEHAYKDNKGKEKLDFIVYGSMTYVWMNADDPNNTIEVPFYYTGAQDDISKAFGSGLTYSERYFIIKFFNLPTDGDDPDARNTSGRSQGQYQQQRGYQQQGNQKQQQPPQQNRQQGQQQPPQLQPMSPEQYDHVKKVLKKVATTFEADTQVLFNGALQACKIPDKNSKLLTAKEAGMVINYLLSLKPPA; encoded by the coding sequence ATGACAAATCAGAAAAAGCCGATGAGTCTGGCCCAAAAGCTCGTCGAAATCCGTAGAAATATAGGCAGCTTTACGAAAGACGCAAAAGGCTACAACTACAACTATGTTTCCGGCTCGCAAGTGTTATCGAAAATTCAAAACACGATGAACGAATTAGGCGTTTTATTGATTCCTAAGGTGCTGGATCAACACTTTAAAGAGCATGCCTACAAGGATAATAAAGGCAAAGAAAAATTAGATTTCATCGTATATGGCAGCATGACTTACGTCTGGATGAATGCAGATGATCCAAACAACACAATTGAAGTGCCATTTTATTATACGGGTGCACAGGATGACATTTCTAAAGCTTTCGGAAGCGGTCTGACATATAGCGAACGTTATTTCATTATCAAATTTTTTAACTTACCAACTGATGGTGATGATCCAGATGCACGCAATACAAGTGGGCGCTCACAAGGGCAATATCAGCAACAACGAGGATACCAGCAACAAGGTAATCAGAAGCAGCAACAACCGCCACAGCAAAATCGACAACAAGGACAGCAACAGCCACCACAATTACAGCCGATGTCACCGGAGCAGTACGATCATGTTAAAAAGGTCCTTAAAAAAGTTGCAACTACATTCGAAGCAGATACACAAGTGTTGTTCAATGGCGCGTTACAAGCTTGCAAGATTCCTGACAAAAATTCGAAACTTCTAACGGCAAAAGAAGCCGGTATGGTTATTAATTATTTGCTATCGCTTAAACCACCAGCATGA